A genome region from Pyrenophora tritici-repentis strain M4 chromosome 9, whole genome shotgun sequence includes the following:
- a CDS encoding DUF3295 multi-domain protein: MESHAPQYQPSQDTLVPTTEYAPPETPKLRSPSPAESAAALSMSKLASPDRVKFISPAPRTTSSMTPPPSSQIPGIRAAMRTPTPPTPQLTSPPPTSKLPDQPSALTDMGAGLYPQDQVNAASAEELRSMVNSLSNALRDMRLSAAHYKLQYNMAVMESQEAASRMAVELAMTHRELDVLQQAEEKRKNTIAVPEQNYQESAHAANAMLLSDMSRQNQMLQSENEELRDMLEQQKRLTEHREGELASVLDENDRLKTRIRKNRDHIAPLLEQIEQSSPRSNFGTPLQPTPRTRVGRVPAPLSQDSRSQNNFEALLLADKMLSQEVATAPSTPNRIHAPKSRFGHQRGAQSLSSIPQTPNRRVAYPRTQVPRTPPAFVPTSIPQSAPPAHYQHQQKPSNTRRQSSNSTITASSIDDEEAFTDREEDEVPESQASQMARNLLQRPPPTKGMMSAPAPQSNLIQSKIFGQVKKGHGLSRAGELKRGRVASTTDLQTSPPKRGRVDQGVGLGIGGLLRE; the protein is encoded by the coding sequence ATGGAGTCCCACGCACCGCAATACCAACCGTCGCAGGACACATTGGTGCCTACTACCGAATATGCGCCTCCTGAAACGCCCAAGCTGCGCTCCCCATCGCCTGCTGAGTCGGCCGCGGCCTTGAGCATGTCAAAACTCGCGTCCCCAGACCGTGTCAAGTTCATCTCCCCCGCACCTCGAACAACTTCCTCCATGACACCTCCACCGTCTTCGCAGATCCCAGGCATACGCGCTGCAATGCGGACGCCTACTCCCCCCACCCCACAGCTTACTTCTCCGCCGCCTACCAGTAAGCTGCCAGACCAGCCGTCTGCCTTGACAGACATGGGAGCAGGCTTGTACCCGCAGGATCAGGTCAATGCTGCTTCCGCTGAGGAACTGCGGTCCATGGTCAACAGTCTGTCCAATGCATTACGCGACATGCGGCTTTCAGCAGCCCACTACAAGCTACAGTACAACATGGCTGTAATGGAGAGCCAGGAGGCCGCAAGCCGCATGGCTGTTGAGCTAGCCATGACCCACCGAGAATTAGACGTCCTCCAGCAAGCCGAAGAGAAGCGCAAAAACACTATTGCAGTCCCTGAACAGAACTACCAGGAGTCGGCACATGCAGCCAATGCCATGTTACTCTCTGACATGAGTCGCCAGAACCAAATGTTGCAGAGCGAAAACGAGGAGCTTCGCGATATGCTTGAACAGCAGAAACGCCTGACGGAGCACCGAGAAGGCGAGCTTGCTAGCGTCTTGGACGAGAACGACCGGCTCAAGACACGCATTCGCAAGAACCGCGATCATATTGCTCCCCTTCTTGAGCAAATCGAGCAATCCTCGCCGCGATCCAACTTTGGAACCCCCCTCCAACCTACTCCCAGAACTCGCGTTGGTCGTGTTCCAGCCCCTCTTTCTCAAGACAGCAGAAGTCAAAACAACTTTGAAGCTCTTCTGCTAGCCGACAAGATGCTGAGCCAAGAGGTTGCCACTGCTCCTTCGACCCCGAACAGGATACACGCACCCAAGTCACGCTTTGGTCATCAGCGAGGCGCACAGTCCTTGTCATCAATACCTCAGACGCCCAACCGTCGAGTTGCCTACCCACGTACCCAGGTACCTCGCACACCACCAGCGTTTGTGCCAACCAGCATACCTCAATCAGCACCCCCAGCGCATTACCAGCATCAGCAGAAGCCCTCGAACACCAGACGCCAAAGCAGCAACTCGACCATCACGGCGTCTAGCATTGATGATGAGGAAGCTTTCACTGACAGAGAGGAAGATGAAGTGCCTGAATCCCAAGCCAGCCAAATGGCAAGAAATCTCCTTCAAAGACCGCCCCCAACAAAGGGCATGATGTCTGCCCCAGCACCACAATCGAATCTAATTCAAAGCAAAATCTTCGGACAAGTCAAGAAAGGCCATGGCCTCAGCCGCGCTGGCGAGTTGAAGCGAGGGCGCGTAGCGTCTACCACCGACCTTCAAACAAGTCCACCAAAGCGCGGACGCGTTGATCAAGGAGTAGGTCTCGGCATTGGCGGCTTATTGCGCGAATAG
- a CDS encoding Leucine-rich repeat (LRR) protein, which translates to MESSPVSRPSGIPRPAPSRLPVLRPSGSVSQLRAPASTEQLRKKPSNSAISNISNDQPLRRKPSLQSISRPTASTLQKKTSRASLARSNTTASTASQPTSANSSSGRAPLASNPRRASGIPSFGHPRHSITSTISSTSSDASVIRRPFARPPSRQANEQSRPTSSSTPGEDDTLGSLNDFRSASRASSRASSRAGFNEDDPEADYAVKDDAISKDIARKKSRQSLSERTIESLSQLPSSPAPKKGRRRSSFFNADNSMPPPLRPASATSNGSRPSTSDGAPQAAPATPRRLGGPSNRLSMTAPGQRSASASVTTSTVTPSRTNSVSRSVSTVKKQPSSSTLSTTQNLQNTPKARPLSTSKSLATRTPKPKPSLGNVFGQAISPPGTAVASPNRDTPVKKTPDTVRRVPSSSVALRDHIAKAKAAKKPDVTESPPKPASSSNALREQIAKARAAAKQAKTEPVRNNTPPTDVIVPDPAEIATFDFGLEDDPFNQNPKGGKSVLRRRIDSARSDGRLNIAAMGLKEIPDDVLSMYIYDPNDTKVAWGEVVDLSTILAADNELEILPDSMFPDVTVEDMVDSDEAGPQFGGVQNLDFHGNLLRELPVGMRRLTQLSKLNLSRNKLSMDMLDVIAQIPTLRELKLGENDLQGDLSPALCNLTGLEVLELQSNKLTSIPIDIERMAQLRTLNVSDNQLRSIPRQVFSSTLIELHASKNRLGGTLFSIDSVSALQELHVAQNSLTSLCDGDAMDLPALKVLNVSTNRLTSLPTVSTWVSLITLLVGENKLSALPEGFVTLHQLRTADFTGNDITQLDEKIALMESLDHLTVAANPLRDRKFLTMGTDEMKRDLAARLPADEALANIDEDLDNAVEETQTQWQLTPSGTLDLADKDMSELEIDDATLEVFAEGLRQLHLQRNKFEAIPSIVVKFDHLTLLDLSRNNIEVALSAPLDLPQLRDLRLASNKITSLTPLTTYLTAPNLVTLDVSINRLSGILPILHVSFPSLTTLLASDNKISEVSVDSLTNLRIVNLGNNDIERLEPRIGLLQGTLTGLEVEGNKFRVPNRQVLQKGTDAVLTWLKDKIPRESWKSADSAGTEFFDANDGSF; encoded by the exons ATGGAATCATCACCCGTCTCACGCCCGTCAGGCATCCCCCGACCAGCGCCATCCCGACTCCCGGTGCTTAGACCCTCAGGCAGTGTCTCGCAATTGCGGGCGCCAGCTTCGACCGAACAGCTGCGCAAGAAGCCGTCCAACTCGGCCATATCCAACATATCCAACGACCAACCCCTGCGGAGGAAACCGTCGCTCCAGTCTATATCGCGACCGACAGCATCGACACTACAGAAGAAGACATCGAGGGCATCGCTCGCCCGCTCCAACACCACCGCGTCGACCGCCTCGCAGCCAACGTCTGCCAACTCAAGCTCTGGTAGAGCTCCCCTGGCATCCAACCCTCGCCGGGCGAGCGGGATCCCCAGCTTTGGCCATCCACGTCATTCCATCACCTCTACCATCTCCTCGACTTCGAGCGACGCATCCGTTATTAGACGACCCTTTGCGCGCCCCCCATCTCGTCAGGCAAACGAGCAGTCAAGGCCAACCTCTTCATCTACCCCAGGCGAAGACGATACACTCGGTAGCCTAAATGACTTCAGGTCAGCATCAAGGGCGTCCTCGCGAGCCAGTTCAAGGGCAGGCTTCAACGAGGACGATCCTGAGGCAGACTACGCAGTCAAAGATGATGCGATATCCAAGGACATAGCGAGGAAGAAAAGTAGACAGTCGCTCTCAGAAAGAACCATAGAAAGTCTATCACAGCTGCCGTCGTCACCAGCACCTAAGAAAGGTAGACGCAGGTCGAGTTTCTTCAATGCCGACAACAGCATGCCCCCTCCGCTGCGACCAGCCTCCGCAACGTCGAACGGCAGTAGACCCTCGACAAGTGATGGCGCCCCACAAGCAGCACCAGCTACACCGAGGAGGCTTGGTGGCCCATCCAACAGACTGTCAATGACAGCTCCCGGCCAGCGAAGCGCCAGTGCAAGCGTCACTACATCTACTGTAACGCCCAGTAGAACAAACTCCGTGTCACGTTCCGTATCGACGGTTAAGAAGCAGCCATCATCATCGACATTGTCTACTACCCAGAACCTGCAGAACACGCCCAAAGCTCGACCGCTATCAACAAGCAAAAGCCTTGCTACGCGAACACCGAAGCCCAAACCATCACTAGGCAATGTTTTTGGTCAGGCTATTTCACCTCCTGGAACTGCAGTCGCCTCGCCAAATCGTGATACCCCTGTGAAGAAGACACCAGACACTGTCCGAAGGGTTCCCAGCTCTTCCGTCGCGCTGCGCGATCACATTGCGAAAGCCAAGGCTGCAAAGAAGCCCGACGTTACCGAATCGCCCCCCAAACCCGCAAGTTCTTCCAACGCACTGCGGGAACAAATCGcaaaggcaagagcagcTGCTAAACAGGCAAAGACCGAGCCGGTGAGGAACAACACTCCGCCTACAGATGTCATCGTGCCTGATCCTGCCGAAATTGCAACTTTTGACTTTGGGCTCGAAGATGATCCTTTCAACCAGAACCCAAAGGGTGGCAAGTCTGTATTGCGACGACGTATCGATAGCGCTCGTTCGGACGGGCGCCTGAACATTGCGGCAATGGGATTGAAGGAGATCCCAGACGATGTCCTCTCCATGTACATTTACGATCCCAACGATACAAAGGTTGCCTGGGGCGAGGTCGTCGATCTTAGCACCATCTTAGCTGCTGATAACGAGCTGGAGATTCTTCCAGACAGCATGTTTCCGGATGTCACAGTCGAAGACATGGTGGATTCTGACGAGGCTGGGCCTCAGTTTGGGGGAGTCCAGAACCTTGATTTCCACGGCAACCTGCTTCGAGAGCTGCCAGTCGGCATGAGGCGACTCACCCAGCTATCAAAATTGAACTTG TCAAGAAACAAGCTATCTATGGATATGCTGGATGTTATTGCTCAGATACCAACACTGCGGGAACTGAAGCTGGGAGAGAACGATCTCCAAGGAGACCTTTCTCCAGCCCTTTGCAACCTTACTGGTTTAGAGGTCCTCGAGCTACAATCCAACAAACTGACTAGCATACCGATAGACATTGAGCGCATGGCTCAACTACGAACGCTTAATGTTTCTGACAACCAGCTGCGTTCTATTCCCCGTCAGGTCTTTTCATCGACCCTCATTGAACTTCACGCATCGAAGAACCGCCTCGGGGGCACACTATTCAGCATAGATTCTGTATCAGCCCTACAGGAGTTACATGTGGCACAGAATTCACTTACTTCTTTATGCGACGGCGATGCAATGGACTTGCCTGCCCTCAAGGTTCTCAACGTTTCCACGAACCGACTTACGTCTCTACCCACTGTCTCGACCTGGGTTAGTCTAATCACGCTTCTAGTAGGCGAGAACAAGCTTTCGGCCTTGCCGGAAGGCTTCGTCACTCTACACCAGCTCCGTACTGCGGACTTTACAGGAAACGACATTACACAGCTAGATGAGAAAATAGCTCTTATGGAGAGTCTGGATCATCTCACAGTCGCTGCGAACCCACTGCGTGATCGCAAGTTCCTCACCATGGGCACAGATGAGATGAAGCGTGACTTGGCTGCTCGACTGCCAGCTGATGAAGCTCTAGCCAATATCGACGAAGACCTCGATAACGCAGTTGAAGAGACTCAGACCCAATGGCAACTCACTCCTTCAGGCACCTTGGATCTCGCCGACAAGGACATGAGTGAACTGGAAATAGATGATGCCACATTGGAGGTCTTCGCAGAGGGACTCCGTCAACTACACCTGCAGCGAAACAAGTTCGAGGCCATTCCGTCCATCGTAGTGAAGTTTGACCATCTCACTCTGTTGGATCTCTCCAGGAACAACATCGAAGTCGCACTATCCGCTCCGCTCGATCTTCCACAACTCCGAGATCTTCGCCTCGCCAGCAACAAGATTACCTCTCTAACGCCGCTGACGACATACCTTACCGCACCTAATCTTGTCACTCTTGATGTTTCGATCAACCGCCTTTCTGGAATCCTCCCAATACTTCATGTGTCGTTTCCCTCGCTCACGACTCTGCTTGCTTCGGACAACAAGATTTCCGAAGTATCCGTCGATAGCTTGACCAATCTGAGGATCGTGAATCTAGGCAACAACGACATTGAGCGTCTAGAGCCACGCATCGGCCTGCTCCAAGGCACCTTGACGGGCCTGGAGGTCGAAGGGAACAAGTTCAGGGTTCCCAACCGACAGGTGCTCCAAAAGGGAACAGATGCTGTTCTGACATGGCTCAAAGACAAGATTCCAAGGGAGAGTTGGAAGAGCGCTGATAGTGCAGGGACTGAGTTTTTCGACGCTAATGATGGGAGCTTTTAA